In Elusimicrobia bacterium HGW-Elusimicrobia-1, a genomic segment contains:
- a CDS encoding TIGR02391 family protein, with product MPNTRAEALREILDDLAAFELDLNAYYGDAEPQGVYDSVLSGKINSLRAFCQTLGWSELVAHMQGMTPLQCNAVESLGRIKGFVIPEARRLLAVSDIESPPSPTQWFWQFVHPRICALARPRYEAGFFGDAVEASFKEVNDAVKRIVRESDGRELDGASLMSTAFSPQNPVIRLTELLTETDRGIQQGYMQIMAGSMTGIRNPKAHENLNPDSSKALHMICLASLLMHKIDERI from the coding sequence GTGCCGAACACCAGAGCTGAAGCCTTGCGTGAGATACTTGACGATCTTGCAGCCTTTGAACTTGACCTAAACGCCTACTACGGCGATGCCGAACCCCAAGGCGTTTACGACAGCGTTCTCTCGGGCAAGATCAACAGCCTGCGCGCGTTCTGCCAAACACTGGGCTGGTCCGAACTTGTGGCCCATATGCAAGGTATGACACCGCTTCAATGTAACGCCGTTGAGTCCTTGGGCCGTATCAAGGGGTTCGTCATTCCAGAGGCACGCAGACTGCTCGCGGTATCCGACATTGAGAGCCCGCCTAGCCCAACACAGTGGTTCTGGCAGTTCGTGCATCCAAGAATATGCGCTCTCGCGCGTCCACGATATGAGGCCGGGTTCTTCGGCGACGCAGTCGAAGCGTCGTTCAAGGAGGTCAATGACGCCGTGAAGCGCATTGTCCGCGAGTCCGATGGACGAGAGTTGGACGGCGCCAGTCTAATGAGCACAGCCTTCTCGCCACAGAATCCGGTCATTCGCCTTACGGAGCTATTGACCGAGACGGACCGCGGCATCCAACAGGGATACATGCAGATAATGGCCGGGTCCATGACGGGCATCCGCAATCCGAAGGCTCACGAAAACCTGAATCCAGATAGCTCGAAGGCGTTACATATGATCTGCTTGGCAAGTCTGCTCATGCACAAGATTGACGAACGCATCTGA